The genomic region CTTGCTCTTCATCAAGTCTTGTTACTAAAATAGCTTTTGCTTCATCTCCACCAATCTGCCTTGTTCTGAGGAATATCTCAAATCCTTTGCTTTTACAAAGACCTCTTCTGTCAGAGGTGGTGCAGGAGATTCCAATTAGTTGATAGCCCTTGATGAGTACAACATCAAGTTCAAACTTTTGATTCCCCCACTCAGGCTTTTTTATCTCTATGTTGCTTTCTATATGGAAGTTACTGAAGGAAAAATGTTTTTTAACCATGTCAAAGACATACTGTTCAAGCCATCCTCCATCAAGAAACCTTACAGTTTCTTTCAATTGCTTGTTTTTGGTAGGTTCTTTGAAGGAGCCATCTTTGTCGTATAACCTGAACTCTTCGGGCATGGCTTGAAAAATGCTGATCAGAGGCTCTTTTACTTTACTGTTTCTGAGTTCATCGGAGATATCTTTTACTTTTTCTATAAGATTATCACCCTTTGTAAATAGCCTTCTATTATATGCATTATAAAATTCCTTAAGTCTGTCATTTTCTATGAGCTCTTTAAAACATGATAATGCTTTGCTGAAGTCTTCATGATAAATTTTTTTATCTTTTATATATCCGTGAAGCTCAATAATTTCATCTATTGTAAGAATTACTTCACATCTGAGATCAGGCGTGAATGATTTTTCTTTGTCAAAGACGATTCTGAAGTTTCTTGCATCAAGATAGGAAAAAGACGCTGAATGCTTGTATTCAGCAAGCCATTTGTAAACATGAATTCCCATTACCTTTGTCCCACCTGTGTAGTTAAGATGAACTTCTAAAGAGGAAAGTTTATTTTTCAGATGTTGGTTGAGGTCATGATTAATTGCTGATGGCGAGCTTACATCAGAAAGAGGAACGAAACA from Thermodesulfovibrio sp. 3907-1M harbors:
- a CDS encoding DUF1887 family CARF protein, with protein sequence MNNRFDTIILLVGTNPLPNFVVLNYFLKTNLNINKIYLIYSEENRQINQSGTRNYAENIQTLTKKRYHNRNLQFCFVPLSDVSSPSAINHDLNQHLKNKLSSLEVHLNYTGGTKVMGIHVYKWLAEYKHSASFSYLDARNFRIVFDKEKSFTPDLRCEVILTIDEIIELHGYIKDKKIYHEDFSKALSCFKELIENDRLKEFYNAYNRRLFTKGDNLIEKVKDISDELRNSKVKEPLISIFQAMPEEFRLYDKDGSFKEPTKNKQLKETVRFLDGGWLEQYVFDMVKKHFSFSNFHIESNIEIKKPEWGNQKFELDVVLIKGYQLIGISCTTSDRRGLCKSKGFEIFLRTRQIGGDEAKAILVTRLDEEQAKILNSELSIDTGGGESLIVLSERDLREEVFVDRIKELIK